In Mustelus asterias chromosome 28, sMusAst1.hap1.1, whole genome shotgun sequence, a single window of DNA contains:
- the LOC144480176 gene encoding uncharacterized protein LOC144480176 produces the protein MSQSRHRIAPRFSDASLHVLLQGVRVRRDVLFPTDRKKRPSRLTRDAWMEIATEVTSCGMQQRDWIQCRKRMNDLLRTAKEKKAYNNIEVSKMGGGGVPDFRNLTAAETEALELAGDQGGFCISDDETGVMSIKRLHAAEQCREAANDVLLASSEEGSAHTSEDAGSHLSPSLCTDGETVASAGKQLVPDSEYTEHLNVMQVQLMEAVKDEDRESLQPVGGPAPSGGHAPPKGQADDEGPLMSATLSLLELQQRAGESLAELPRAVSGHAWTMEESLQDMSMVIARSCEHMASAMERLAAVMESQIQQSTQCLLGVSANLQTIALAVSSLQRWPNGRCTVCLDTPPCATSPTSMESREVPSRMDRPEELQPATPRGSYQGVLRMDRSPPAPLAVNNRIRRKRPQRRLLD, from the exons ATGTCACAGAGCAGACACAGGATAGCTCCACGGTTCAGCGATGCCTCCCTGCACGTCCTCCTCCAGGGGGTCCGGGTACGCCGCGATGTCTTGTTCCCGACTGACAGAAAGAAAAGACCATCGCGCCTCACCAGGGATGCCTGGATGGAGATTGCCACGGAGGTGACCAGCTGCGGGATGCAGCAGAGGGACTGGATccaatgcaggaagaggatgaatgacctGCTCCGCACCGCAAAG GAGAAAAAGGCCTACAACAACATTGAGGTGTCGAAGATGGGAGGAGGTGGAGTACCGGACTTCCGGAACCTGACCGCCGCTGAGACCGAAGCACTCGAGTTAGCCGGAGACCAGGGCGGCTTTTGCATCTCCGATGATGAGACCGGAGTGATGAGCATTAAAC gTCTGCATGCTGCGGAGCAATGTCGAGAAGCTGCCAATGATGTCCTCCTGGCCTCTTCAGAGGAAGGGAGTGCCCACACCTCGGAGGATGCAGGATCGcacctctcaccctccctctgcaCAGACGGAGAGACGGTCGCCTCGGCAGGAAAGCAATTGGTCCCCGACTCTGAATACACTGAACACCTCAATGTAATGCAGGTGCAGCTGATGGAGGCTGTGAAGGACGAGGATCGCGAGAGCCTGCAGCCTGTTGGAGGACCTGCCCCttctggaggacatgcccctcccAAAGGTCAGGCCGATGATGAGGGGCCCCTGATGTCAGCCACTCTCAGTCTGCTGGAGTTGCAGCAACGAGCCGGAGAGAGTCTGGCCGAGCTGCCCAGAGCTGTGAGCGGACATGCATGGACAATGGAGGAGTCCCTTCAGGATATGAGTATGGTGATTGCTCGGTCGTGCGAGCACATGGCCTCTGCCATGGAGAGACTGGCGGCCGTCATGGAGAGCCAGATCCAACAGAGCACTCAGTGCCTGCTGGGTGTGAGTGCCAACTTGCAAACCATCGCCTTAGCTGTCAGCTCACTGCAGCGGTGGCCAAATGGGAGGTGCACGGTGTGCCTGGACACCCCGCCCTGTGCCACATCCCCCACATCGATGGAAAGCAGGGAGGTGCCATCGCGCATGGACAGACCGGAGGAACTCCAGCCTGCCACACCACGGGGCTCCTATCAAGGTGTTCTGAGGATGGACAGGAGCCCTCCAGCCCCTCTGGCAGTGAACAACCGCATCCGCCGCAAGCGGCCACAGAGGAGGCTTCTGGACTGA